Proteins from a genomic interval of Xylocopa sonorina isolate GNS202 chromosome 6, iyXylSono1_principal, whole genome shotgun sequence:
- the Smg gene encoding sterile alpha motif domain containing protein 4 smaug isoform X2: protein MKWSPGALFCEQVGELTRVFSQWNECEQTVVLYALLRRIPAVQARFLAQAVQHSLHSVSELDTQELNANNPAFINSLLSESTEVAINQLLSHLPLLRPGNVECKQCYLVAIPELVSHCVTTGQYTEQTQQLLSYCLIHPAITSQDRRSLTQWLRHLEERISGTPPIHSLEEYTNTTIRWDNAWQRNSKQQQSEQTSLFGTQPGTAFNLQFPPPVTRQRRSNSLTPPVAPPHHLEVVDRSNNVTCTTKHKPRSFSVSGDHASPLSPQSSCASSGSEGRLDETSNRSLASGMRDVPSWLKTLRLHKYSYLFVTLSYEDMLQLTEEQLAEQGVTKGARHKLALSIAKLQQRYTTLLNLEKDLLQPARDNTQSASFLQGPTVLVNTIDELKAILATPMKPSQENDPQDIPAQFTKVLGKLCSRLALDSVDDGILCACINILEKVLQHDCFTPNQKEKVQQWRSRLGNPRPTPKWQHNYGYNNRRYCNPQQHNRKPSLNLGHIHNTHPQNNSFVVSTHRNSISTPYLQNSQNQSVNQNTLRPVHATKKRPSLQESSLQQLQRTLQRTYSAPRDHFLSPSSNNATETTEPEINSRLESLCLRMTEQAIGGFGEA from the exons ATGAAGTGGTCACCTGGTGCTTTGTTCTGTGAACAAGTCGGTGAACTTACTCGTGTGTTCTCACAATGGAATGAATGCGAGCAAACTGTGGTTTTATATGCGCTACTTCGTCGCATCCCCGCAGTTCAAGCAAGATTTCTTGCACAAGCAGTGCAGCACTCTTTGCACTCTGTTTCTGAACTAGATACACAGGAATTAAATGCCAATAATCCAG CATTTATTAACTCACTGCTGTCAGAATCAACAGAAGTTGCTATAAATCAACTTCTATCACACTTGCCATTACTAAGGCCTGGGAATGTAGAGTGCAAACAATGCTACTTGGTAGCGATTCCAGAATTAGTAAGCCACTGTGTAACAACAGGGCAATACACAGAACAAACTCAACAACTTTTAAGTTATTGTTTGATTCACCCAGCTATAACTAGCCAAGATAGACGTTCATTGACTCAGTGGTTACGTCATCTTGAAGAACGTATTAGTGGCACACCACCAATACATAGTCTTGAAGAGTATACGAATACCACCATTAG ATGGGACAATGCATGGCAGCGAAATTCTAAGCAACAACAAAGTGAACAGACTAGTTTGTTCGGCACACAACCAGGCACTGCCTTCAATTTGCAATTTCCTCCACCTGTAACTCGTCAACGTCGTTCAAACAGTCTGACTCCCCCTGTTGCTCCTCCTCATCATCTAGAAGTCGTTGATCGCAGTAATAACGTGACCTGCACTACTAAGCATAAGCCACGAAGCTTCAGTGTTTCTGGGGATCATGCAA GCCCACTGAGCCCTCAAAGTTCTTGCGCGAGTAGCGGTAGCGAAGGGCGTCTAGATGAAACGTCTAATCGATCACTCGCTAGCGGTATGCGAG ATGTTCCATCATGGCTTAAAACTTTACGCCTTCATAAATATAGTTATCTATTCGTCACTCTTAGCTATGAAGACATGCTTCAACTGACTGAGGAACAATTAGCAGAACAGGGCGTGACAAAAGGGGCCAGGCACAAACTAGCCCtttccattgcgaagttacaacaACGTTATACAACTCTCTTAAATTTAGAAAAAGACTTATTACAACCGGCTCGCGATAATACACAATCCGCTTCGTTTTTACAAGGACCAACGGTACTGGTTAATACAATCGACGAATTAAAAGCGATTTTGGCTACACCTATGAAACCTAGCCAAGAGAATGATCCACAGGATATACCTGCACAATTCACCAAGGTTCTTGGTAAAC TGTGTAGCCGATTGGCACTGGACAGTGTTGATGATGGCATTTTATGCGCTTGTATTAACATATTGGAGAAAGTGTTGCAACATGATTGCTTTACTCCAAACCAAAAAGAGAAGGTACAACAGTGGCGTAGCAGACTTGGAAATCCACGACCAACTCCAAA ATGGCAACATAATTATGGTTACAATAACAGAAGGTACTGTAACCCGCAGCAGCATAATAGAAAGCCAAGTTTAAACTTAGGACACATTCATAATACACATCCGCAAAACAATTCCTTCGTGGTTAGCACTCATAGAAACAGTATATCCACACCATATTTACAAAATAGTCAGAACCAAAGCGTAAATCAGAATACTTTACGTCCAGTCCATGCGACCAAAAAACGACCTAGCTTACAGGAATCTAGTTTACAG CAATTACAAAGAACATTACAACGTACGTACAGTGCACCGAGGGATCACTTCCTAAGCCCTAGTAGCAACAACGCGACCGAAACAACGGAGCCAGAGATCAACTCTCGTCTCGAATCTCTTTGCTTAAGAATGACGGAACAAGCGATCGGTGGCTTCGGCGAGGCCTAA
- the LOC143424676 gene encoding uncharacterized protein LOC143424676, with the protein MLVGTIMEFNEPNQPCYNSTKWKKKKKNKAITAAKPAEAIGNASTMAWSPYEENLWGINQTEEHSVTETAMDFADTSNKRVPSGAMSRKFRKACLNLQVNAKALNTTSVTTDDNRKTWRENSWQSSSSGYQPGQTKETNTKRVRWDLRSANSVPKQPKKKTQVDNHSSAQPTSRTIIYNDKATDQTEDTDNEHFSSNNHVLQTRESNCRGVIRTRSSDESVSTQPNAKKYKSSTDPAPIDLRAAIIGGRKMSIVPATYPEISLTFKQAQKIEQALCEALDNIPEERPVPRFEGWQYEEGAISITCKDAAAKTWLREIVADIKPWEGASFTIYDGLPKLKRMATTIRGPIVETRVILQRMKRQNPGLRTHLWKVFRRKEDTEVIHLVLGVDVLSYEKLKETDFVAFVGLNTALFREIQINGTELQDTARVDQTVATVASVTLDETSGMSGMAKTVEAPKMLETDVTVETVAVVKSESAETDETEETFQTLESGTIAGMITEVKPELIEASIKPVKIIRVSKGLKEDKTSEIVTEGGVKSLDMEIEPVKMIEITEMPRPVEPDTLVETAEKIKAEMTETNEMCKMIKPDSITKTVIKVKPELVKTAIESVTTAGSIRIGETVEVSKAFKPNTISETNAKIESKLEETIVRPVEVTETAKKSTIHVADSITETVVEVGRIV; encoded by the coding sequence ATGCTCGTGGGAACAATTATGGAATTCAATGAACCTAATCAACCATGTTATAACAGTACGaagtggaagaagaagaagaagaacaaggCAATCACTGCAGCAAAACCCGCTGAAGCCATCGGCAATGCATCGACGATGGCTTGGTCTCCGTATGAGGAAAATTTGTGGGGTATCAATCAGACCGAAGAGCACAGCGTTACCGAGACAGCAATGGATTTTGCAGATACCTCGAACAAACGTGTACCTAGCGGAGCGATGAGCAGGAAGTTTCGGAAGGCTTGTTTGAATTTACAAGTGAACGCAAAGGCATTAAACACTACCAGCGTCACCACTGATGATAACAGAAAGACGTGGAGAGAAAATAGTTGGCAAAGCTCTTCTTCTGGATATCAACCAGGGCAGACAAAGGAGACTAACACTAAGCGTGTCAGATGGGATCTCCGCTCAGCTAATTCAGTTCCTAAACAGCCCAAAAAGAAGACGCAGGTAGATAATCATTCTTCCGCACAGCCGACCTCGAGAACAATCATCTACAACGATAAAGCAACAGACCAGACGGAGGATACAGACAATGAGCACTTTTCTTCCAATAATCATGTGTTGCAAACCAGAGAATCAAATTGCAGGGGCGTCATAAGGACTCGGTCATCAGACGAATCAGTTTCCACACAGCCCAATGCAAAGAAATACAAATCCAGCACCGATCCAGCACCGATTGATCTCAGAGCTGCGATTATAGGCGGCAGGAAGATGTCCATTGTACCGGCCACTTATCCAGAGATTTCCTTAACGTTTAAACAAGCACAGAAAATCGAGCAAGCGCTTTGCGAGGCACTGGACAATATTCCAGAAGAAAGACCTGTACCACGATTCGAGGGCTGGCAATACGAAGAAGGGGCTATATCGATTACCTGTAAGGATGCTGCAGCGAAGACTTGGTTGCGAGAAATTGTTGCTGATATAAAACCTTGGGAGGGAGCATCTTTTACAATTTACGACGGTTTACCTAAGCTAAAGAGGATGGCAACCACCATCCGTGGACCCATTGTCGAGACGAGAGTCATTTTGCAACGGATGAAACGTCAGAATCCAGGTCTCCGCACCCATCTTTGGAAAGTCTTTAGACGAAAAGAAGATACCGAGGTTATTCATCTGGTCCTGGGTGTGGACGTTCTGTCATATGAGAAGCTCAAAGAGACTGACTTTGTGGCCTTCGTTGGTCTCAATACAGCCCTCTTTAGAGAAATACAAATTAATGGAACAGAGCTCCAAGATACGGCTAGGGTGGATCAAACTGTTGCAACAGTTGCATCGGTTACACTGGATGAAACTAGTGGAATGTCTGGAATGGCCAAAACGGTTGAAGCGCCTAAAATGCTTGAAACAGATGTAACAGTTGAGACAGTCGCAGTTGTTAAGTCTGAATCAGCTGAAACAGATGAAACAGAAGAAACATTTCAAACACTTGAATCTGGTACAATAGCTGGAATGATTACAGAAGTTAAACCAGAATTAATTGAAGCCTCAATTAAACCAGTTAAAATCATCAGAGTGTCTAAGGGGCTTAAAGAGGATAAAACGTCAGAAATAGTTACAGAGGGTGGAGTAAAATCTTTGGATATGGAAATTGAACCGGTTAAAATGATTGAAATAACTGAGATGCCTAGGCCAGTTGAACCAGATACATTAGTTGAAACAGCTGAAAAGATTAAAGCAGAGATGACTGAGACAAATGAGATGTGTAAAATGATTAAACCGGATTCAATAACCAAAACGGTTATAAAAGTTAAGCCAGAGTTAGTTAAAACAGCAATTGAGTCAGTTACGACTGCTGGATCGATTAGAATAGGCGAAACAGTCGAAGTATCTAAGGCGTTTAAACCAAATACAATATCTGAAACGAATGCAAAGATTGAATCAAAATTGGAGGAAACGATAGTTAGACCTGTTGAAGTAACTGAAACGGCTAAAAAGTCTACTATACATGTGGCGGATAGTATAACTGAGACAGTTGTAGAAGTTGGGCGGATAGTATAA
- the Smg gene encoding sterile alpha motif domain containing protein 4 smaug isoform X1, producing the protein MKWSPGALFCEQVGELTRVFSQWNECEQTVVLYALLRRIPAVQARFLAQAVQHSLHSVSELDTQELNANNPAFINSLLSESTEVAINQLLSHLPLLRPGNVECKQCYLVAIPELVSHCVTTGQYTEQTQQLLSYCLIHPAITSQDRRSLTQWLRHLEERISGTPPIHSLEEYTNTTIRWDNAWQRNSKQQQSEQTSLFGTQPGTAFNLQFPPPVTRQRRSNSLTPPVAPPHHLEVVDRSNNVTCTTKHKPRSFSVSGDHASNLIGLGPLSPQSSCASSGSEGRLDETSNRSLASGMRDVPSWLKTLRLHKYSYLFVTLSYEDMLQLTEEQLAEQGVTKGARHKLALSIAKLQQRYTTLLNLEKDLLQPARDNTQSASFLQGPTVLVNTIDELKAILATPMKPSQENDPQDIPAQFTKVLGKLCSRLALDSVDDGILCACINILEKVLQHDCFTPNQKEKVQQWRSRLGNPRPTPKWQHNYGYNNRRYCNPQQHNRKPSLNLGHIHNTHPQNNSFVVSTHRNSISTPYLQNSQNQSVNQNTLRPVHATKKRPSLQESSLQQLQRTLQRTYSAPRDHFLSPSSNNATETTEPEINSRLESLCLRMTEQAIGGFGEA; encoded by the exons ATGAAGTGGTCACCTGGTGCTTTGTTCTGTGAACAAGTCGGTGAACTTACTCGTGTGTTCTCACAATGGAATGAATGCGAGCAAACTGTGGTTTTATATGCGCTACTTCGTCGCATCCCCGCAGTTCAAGCAAGATTTCTTGCACAAGCAGTGCAGCACTCTTTGCACTCTGTTTCTGAACTAGATACACAGGAATTAAATGCCAATAATCCAG CATTTATTAACTCACTGCTGTCAGAATCAACAGAAGTTGCTATAAATCAACTTCTATCACACTTGCCATTACTAAGGCCTGGGAATGTAGAGTGCAAACAATGCTACTTGGTAGCGATTCCAGAATTAGTAAGCCACTGTGTAACAACAGGGCAATACACAGAACAAACTCAACAACTTTTAAGTTATTGTTTGATTCACCCAGCTATAACTAGCCAAGATAGACGTTCATTGACTCAGTGGTTACGTCATCTTGAAGAACGTATTAGTGGCACACCACCAATACATAGTCTTGAAGAGTATACGAATACCACCATTAG ATGGGACAATGCATGGCAGCGAAATTCTAAGCAACAACAAAGTGAACAGACTAGTTTGTTCGGCACACAACCAGGCACTGCCTTCAATTTGCAATTTCCTCCACCTGTAACTCGTCAACGTCGTTCAAACAGTCTGACTCCCCCTGTTGCTCCTCCTCATCATCTAGAAGTCGTTGATCGCAGTAATAACGTGACCTGCACTACTAAGCATAAGCCACGAAGCTTCAGTGTTTCTGGGGATCATGCAA GCAATCTTATTGGATTAGGCCCACTGAGCCCTCAAAGTTCTTGCGCGAGTAGCGGTAGCGAAGGGCGTCTAGATGAAACGTCTAATCGATCACTCGCTAGCGGTATGCGAG ATGTTCCATCATGGCTTAAAACTTTACGCCTTCATAAATATAGTTATCTATTCGTCACTCTTAGCTATGAAGACATGCTTCAACTGACTGAGGAACAATTAGCAGAACAGGGCGTGACAAAAGGGGCCAGGCACAAACTAGCCCtttccattgcgaagttacaacaACGTTATACAACTCTCTTAAATTTAGAAAAAGACTTATTACAACCGGCTCGCGATAATACACAATCCGCTTCGTTTTTACAAGGACCAACGGTACTGGTTAATACAATCGACGAATTAAAAGCGATTTTGGCTACACCTATGAAACCTAGCCAAGAGAATGATCCACAGGATATACCTGCACAATTCACCAAGGTTCTTGGTAAAC TGTGTAGCCGATTGGCACTGGACAGTGTTGATGATGGCATTTTATGCGCTTGTATTAACATATTGGAGAAAGTGTTGCAACATGATTGCTTTACTCCAAACCAAAAAGAGAAGGTACAACAGTGGCGTAGCAGACTTGGAAATCCACGACCAACTCCAAA ATGGCAACATAATTATGGTTACAATAACAGAAGGTACTGTAACCCGCAGCAGCATAATAGAAAGCCAAGTTTAAACTTAGGACACATTCATAATACACATCCGCAAAACAATTCCTTCGTGGTTAGCACTCATAGAAACAGTATATCCACACCATATTTACAAAATAGTCAGAACCAAAGCGTAAATCAGAATACTTTACGTCCAGTCCATGCGACCAAAAAACGACCTAGCTTACAGGAATCTAGTTTACAG CAATTACAAAGAACATTACAACGTACGTACAGTGCACCGAGGGATCACTTCCTAAGCCCTAGTAGCAACAACGCGACCGAAACAACGGAGCCAGAGATCAACTCTCGTCTCGAATCTCTTTGCTTAAGAATGACGGAACAAGCGATCGGTGGCTTCGGCGAGGCCTAA